The following proteins are encoded in a genomic region of Flammeovirga pectinis:
- a CDS encoding sensor histidine kinase, with protein MKVKYIFLEVRKSKNKALIGLFFTFLTISIFLINAGYYSSDEYDSFVQDRIEQVSKNADDVIFEIKANIKSDNENILDFQALLNESIYPVYIYKKGVLSFWSDNNLKLKYLEDKLYSYFVEDVIQKDDSFFYVRKSNIMVYNQDYEIFVIIPLIIERDNVTSLIPNFVNEFVFGTKEMPRLAKFNITTNYKSIYTKLNKFLFAIDVSQNRSVELIPWSYFVMSIIVGVLFLLSALSTFVTNYINRGYSIFPMLTIFVLGVISLHAIVADVLSSNIIKYEYNILSKIDDSVLEQWDSLGIIFLDILFAIIIFRWLSTNFTSLFSIKSIYLLEKKFKITISVILIVSFFFIVAGFEEIFIHVSAKAGDLSLKFSLLDITVPEIFAQVIIISGFILMGLIAHLFFKLICWGLDFYSKSLAMLISIVIVFAFQLGYDTFNILLINIIAIFIGITLLLDTPKYLSIGKFPAVMYLMSLIVFFSLLGAFITENLQIRNDEVFKQKFASKLTENDALLRAYLQETINGVKNDNQIIDAMAFLNKGRATVATKSIKNDLTEWFGNRFDVKINISFDNGQTLNNESSYQQLKENFYEKQKPKYGLNSKMNLQQGTFSYLCDIPIVDRFEKTDTLGFCLIALYPKSLTGKSFKSTILDEDFDVNFRQEEYSYAIFYRQELIFSSGDYNYSNSFLKETYSRDRENLVSSVEYKGYEHLMLPGSNNRIVVISSKRFAFIDYFKSFSAYFTVLIILIFTIFNLVNYFRNPNEYRRSFSTKVQLYLNAAIFLPLLILAFVMGSVMVNSTKNDVQRQYLEKGQTVASNLFQNNEINKLYSNDDNLKLDVLIDELSNVMQADIRFYNRRGKLKAASDIEIFDENLLSKEINPKAYIAIMQNKQTRLVLKERIGNLEYNTSYIGIKAFNTGKVMGVVSIPFFKSLNRFDDRSIEVITTIMMIFSILFLTLLPIVHYAALSLLNPIKLIIPELNRITLSKKNEPISYTANDEFGQLVGEYNKMLAKLEESKKELDRSQRESAWRDVAKQVAHEIKNPLTPMKLYLQQLERVAKSDENPKLMKATKMLINQVDTLSGIVTSFSSFATMPVPKRETFNISKVIRENIMLLSSKSDIHFSDTQIGHDVMVEGDEKLTARILNNLMLNGIQAAKEDIPSKIIVDLYENGEKAIVTIIDNGMGIPEDVQTKVFVPNFTTKETGSGIGLAVAKRGVEQMGGSIWFETKELEGSSFFVEFLMTEME; from the coding sequence ATGAAAGTAAAATATATTTTTTTAGAAGTAAGAAAGAGTAAAAATAAAGCACTTATAGGGCTTTTCTTTACCTTTTTAACAATCTCAATTTTTTTAATTAACGCAGGTTACTACTCATCTGATGAGTATGATTCTTTTGTTCAAGATAGAATTGAACAGGTTTCTAAAAATGCAGATGATGTAATATTTGAAATTAAAGCGAATATCAAATCTGATAATGAAAATATACTAGATTTTCAGGCTTTATTGAATGAAAGTATTTACCCAGTTTATATTTATAAAAAGGGAGTATTAAGCTTTTGGTCAGATAATAACTTAAAGCTTAAATATCTTGAAGATAAATTATATAGCTACTTTGTTGAAGATGTAATTCAGAAAGATGACTCTTTTTTTTATGTGAGAAAATCAAATATCATGGTGTATAACCAAGATTATGAGATTTTTGTAATCATTCCTCTTATCATCGAAAGGGATAATGTAACTTCTTTGATCCCTAATTTTGTCAATGAATTTGTCTTTGGTACTAAGGAAATGCCAAGACTAGCTAAATTCAATATTACAACCAATTATAAGTCAATTTATACAAAATTAAATAAGTTTTTATTTGCAATAGATGTCTCTCAAAATAGATCTGTGGAGTTAATTCCTTGGAGTTATTTTGTAATGTCTATAATAGTTGGTGTATTATTCTTATTGTCGGCATTGAGTACATTTGTAACCAATTATATTAATAGGGGTTACTCTATATTTCCAATGCTAACAATATTTGTATTAGGGGTAATTTCTTTACATGCAATTGTAGCAGATGTTTTATCAAGTAATATAATTAAGTACGAATATAATATTTTAAGTAAAATAGACGATTCCGTATTAGAACAATGGGATTCATTAGGTATTATTTTCCTCGATATCCTATTTGCGATAATAATATTTAGATGGTTAAGTACCAATTTCACGAGTTTATTTTCAATTAAATCTATTTATTTATTAGAGAAGAAATTTAAGATTACAATTAGCGTCATTTTAATCGTTAGTTTTTTCTTTATTGTAGCCGGATTTGAAGAAATATTTATCCATGTATCTGCAAAAGCAGGGGATTTATCTTTGAAATTTAGTCTTTTAGATATTACTGTCCCAGAGATATTTGCTCAAGTAATAATAATTTCGGGTTTCATATTAATGGGGCTTATAGCACATTTATTTTTTAAATTAATCTGCTGGGGATTAGATTTTTATAGCAAATCATTAGCAATGTTAATCTCGATTGTAATCGTATTTGCATTCCAATTAGGCTACGATACCTTTAATATTTTATTGATTAACATTATTGCAATTTTTATAGGCATTACACTATTATTAGATACTCCTAAATATCTATCGATCGGTAAATTCCCGGCAGTAATGTATTTAATGTCTTTAATTGTTTTCTTTTCCCTTCTTGGAGCCTTTATTACGGAGAATCTACAGATTAGAAACGACGAAGTTTTTAAACAAAAATTTGCATCAAAACTTACTGAAAACGATGCACTTTTGAGGGCATATTTACAAGAAACAATAAATGGTGTTAAAAATGATAATCAGATAATTGATGCCATGGCCTTTTTGAATAAAGGTAGAGCAACTGTTGCTACAAAATCAATAAAGAATGATTTAACAGAATGGTTTGGTAATCGTTTTGATGTCAAAATAAATATTTCATTTGATAATGGTCAAACGTTAAATAACGAAAGTTCTTATCAGCAATTAAAGGAGAATTTCTACGAGAAGCAGAAGCCAAAATACGGGTTAAACTCTAAAATGAACTTGCAGCAAGGTACTTTTAGTTATTTATGTGATATACCAATTGTAGACAGATTTGAAAAAACGGACACATTAGGGTTCTGTTTAATAGCATTATACCCAAAATCTTTGACCGGTAAATCATTTAAATCAACTATTCTAGACGAAGACTTTGATGTTAACTTTAGACAAGAAGAATACTCATATGCAATTTTCTATAGACAAGAATTAATTTTCAGTTCAGGAGATTATAATTATTCAAACAGTTTTCTAAAGGAAACTTATTCACGAGATAGAGAAAATTTAGTAAGTAGTGTAGAGTATAAAGGCTATGAACATTTAATGCTACCTGGCTCTAATAATAGGATAGTGGTGATCTCATCTAAACGATTTGCATTTATAGATTACTTTAAGAGTTTCTCTGCTTATTTTACTGTACTTATAATATTAATTTTTACAATTTTTAATTTGGTGAATTATTTTAGGAATCCAAATGAATATCGACGATCATTTTCTACAAAAGTGCAACTATATTTAAATGCGGCAATCTTTTTACCACTCTTAATATTAGCCTTTGTAATGGGTTCTGTAATGGTTAACTCCACTAAAAATGATGTTCAAAGACAATATTTAGAAAAGGGACAAACAGTAGCTAGTAATTTATTTCAAAATAACGAGATCAATAAACTGTATTCTAATGATGATAATTTAAAATTAGATGTTCTAATTGATGAGTTGTCTAATGTGATGCAAGCAGATATTAGGTTTTATAATAGAAGAGGAAAATTAAAGGCAGCTTCAGATATTGAAATATTTGATGAAAACTTACTAAGTAAAGAGATTAATCCTAAGGCTTATATTGCAATAATGCAAAATAAACAGACAAGGTTAGTCTTAAAAGAACGCATAGGTAATCTAGAATATAACACTTCATATATTGGTATAAAGGCATTTAATACTGGTAAAGTTATGGGTGTAGTAAGTATACCTTTCTTTAAATCATTAAATAGATTTGATGATAGGTCTATAGAAGTGATTACTACTATTATGATGATCTTTTCTATCTTATTCTTGACCTTATTACCAATTGTACATTATGCTGCTCTATCATTATTAAACCCTATAAAATTGATTATTCCTGAGTTGAATAGGATAACATTAAGTAAAAAGAATGAACCAATATCATATACAGCAAACGACGAATTTGGTCAGTTAGTAGGTGAGTACAATAAAATGCTTGCAAAATTAGAAGAATCTAAAAAAGAGCTTGATAGATCACAGAGAGAAAGTGCTTGGAGAGATGTAGCAAAACAGGTTGCTCATGAAATTAAAAATCCTCTTACACCAATGAAACTTTATTTGCAGCAATTAGAAAGAGTAGCGAAATCGGATGAAAACCCGAAACTAATGAAAGCTACAAAAATGCTTATCAATCAAGTAGATACGTTGAGTGGTATTGTAACATCATTCTCTTCTTTTGCTACAATGCCTGTTCCTAAAAGAGAAACATTTAATATCTCGAAAGTGATTAGAGAAAATATAATGTTGCTTTCTAGTAAGTCAGATATTCACTTTTCTGATACGCAAATTGGGCATGATGTGATGGTTGAAGGAGATGAGAAATTAACAGCAAGAATTTTAAATAACCTGATGTTAAACGGCATTCAAGCGGCTAAAGAAGATATTCCTTCTAAAATTATAGTTGATTTATACGAGAATGGCGAAAAGGCTATCGTAACAATTATTGATAACGGAATGGGAATACCGGAAGATGTTCAAACAAAAGTTTTTGTACCTAACTTTACTACTAAGGAGACTGGTTCAGGGATTGGGTTGGCTGTAGCCAAAAGAGGAGTTGAGCAGATGGGAGGTAGTATCTGGTTCGAAACAAAAGAACTAGAAGGATCTTCTTTCTTTGTAGAATTCTTAATGACTGAAATGGAATAA
- a CDS encoding DUF420 domain-containing protein, with amino-acid sequence METTDKKRNDKLPLVVIGIVSILIPIVVALLLFIPQTGKLGDLDVSFLPRLNAVINFSSAIALLLGYYFVKKKQIDMHKLMMAVAFVLGGIFLVSYVIYHFQGGHTVFGDINHDGVLSDDEKVNLGIVRTLYLVILLSHILLSAGVVPLVLLAIYFAVTDQIQKHKRIVKFTYPVWLYVAITGVIVYLMISPYYI; translated from the coding sequence ATGGAAACTACAGACAAAAAACGAAATGATAAATTACCTTTAGTTGTAATAGGTATTGTTTCTATTTTAATTCCAATCGTTGTAGCACTCTTATTATTTATACCACAGACAGGAAAATTAGGAGATTTAGATGTTTCTTTTTTACCACGTTTAAATGCTGTTATTAACTTTTCATCTGCAATCGCCTTACTACTTGGCTATTACTTTGTTAAGAAAAAACAGATAGATATGCACAAGTTAATGATGGCTGTTGCATTTGTGTTAGGTGGTATATTTTTAGTTTCTTATGTTATTTATCATTTTCAAGGAGGGCATACAGTATTTGGTGATATAAACCATGATGGTGTATTATCTGATGATGAAAAAGTGAATTTGGGAATAGTAAGAACTTTATATTTGGTTATTTTACTTTCACATATTTTATTATCTGCAGGGGTAGTGCCATTAGTTTTATTGGCCATCTATTTTGCGGTAACAGATCAAATACAGAAACATAAGAGAATAGTTAAATTTACTTACCCTGTTTGGTTATATGTAGCAATAACAGGTGTAATTGTTTACTTAATGATTAGTCCATATTATATCTAA
- a CDS encoding SCO family protein, whose translation MNKPNLKKWVFLFTLIGIPLVIFFFLKNFGTNEYQLEKAEELQVYSLKSVNCTPNEIDGVHRIPDFDFLNQDSVHFSNQDLKGKIYVADFFFTSCPDICKAMTSSLLRVQERFKKEDRLKLVSFSIDPTYDTPSVLSNYVEKHKINTKQWTLLTGDQKTIMNLGQCGFYITAKEEALGQDTSLSHSDKLILVDTENRIRGFYSGTDQEDVKRLLTEISLLLKE comes from the coding sequence TTTTTTTCTTCCTGAAAAACTTTGGAACGAATGAATATCAGCTTGAAAAAGCCGAAGAACTTCAAGTTTATAGTTTGAAATCTGTGAATTGTACTCCAAATGAAATTGATGGTGTACATAGAATTCCAGATTTTGATTTCTTAAATCAAGATAGTGTTCACTTTTCTAATCAAGATTTAAAAGGAAAGATATATGTAGCAGATTTCTTTTTTACATCGTGTCCTGATATCTGTAAAGCAATGACATCTTCTTTATTAAGAGTACAAGAAAGATTCAAAAAAGAAGATAGATTGAAATTGGTTTCTTTTAGTATTGATCCAACATATGATACACCTTCAGTATTATCAAATTATGTAGAGAAACATAAAATTAATACGAAGCAATGGACTTTACTTACCGGAGATCAAAAAACAATAATGAACCTTGGGCAATGTGGGTTTTATATAACTGCAAAAGAAGAAGCCTTAGGTCAAGATACATCTCTATCACATAGTGATAAATTAATACTCGTTGATACAGAGAATAGAATTAGAGGTTTTTATAGTGGTACAGATCAGGAAGATGTTAAACGCCTGCTTACTGAAATCTCTCTATTATTAAAAGAATAA